In the genome of Variibacter gotjawalensis, one region contains:
- a CDS encoding bifunctional cytochrome P450/NADPH--P450 reductase produces MSSKTNPLHPIPKLPGKMLIGNLLSVDAEQPIQDLMRIASEQGPIFWMDMMGKPIVVISGADLLDEVCDETRFDKSTRGVLRRLRPAAHGLFTADTEEEKWSLAHNILMPTFAQRAMQGYHPMMLDIAEQMMAKWERLNPDDEIDVTDDMTRLTLDTIGLCGFDYRFNSFYRDGNHPFIDAMVRTLEATMQHRGLPFEEVFKSKQLKQVNADIKYMHKMVGDIIRERRENLDTQGDKKDLLNFMLQGVDKKTGQRLSDEQIRDETIIFLIAGHETTSGMLSFATYALLNNPDVLAKAYAEVDRVLGGDISVKPTYAQVNQLTYIGQILKEALRLWPTAPAFALRALENTTVGGEYKIKKSYHVMALIAQAHRDKSVWGPRADVFDPENFSREAEANRPPNAYKPFGNGQRACIGRQFAMQEATLVMGMILQRFKLHDPHRYKLSIKETLTVKPEGFKIKVRARTDRPKVTPGYQVAATTAKPKAAAKPAPKVASHGTPLLVLFGSNLGTAEEFARSIAEGGEANGFETKLASLDDYENALPRNGATVIVCGSYNGTPPDNAVSFAKWLENEMNADALKGVNYTLFGCGNRDWLATYQSVPRHLDERLKALGATEVYPRGEGDAREDLDGQFQDWYKKLWPKLAKELKIDADLSKAAKAAPLYELDYVPAPAPNTIVASTGAQKMRITANRELQKRDGDNASDRSTRHIEIELPDGVNYRAGDHLMVIPSNSRALVERVMDRFGIAPDTHIRLDVAEGRRASLPTGQTLPVYNLLADYVELQGIATRKQIQTLADNTRCPHTKPQLQALAAEDGEKYKTEVFQKRKSVLDLLEEFPACELPFNLFLEMLPLIVPRYYSISSSPKLDPKKASITVGVVEGPARSGNGVYRGVCSNHLLRQGPGSVVQGIVKETKVGFRLPDDLSTPIVMIGPGTGLAPFRAFMQERAAAKKKGKKLGTAMLFFGCRHPDQDFIYGDELKQLAKDSDTELHIAFSRHNGKKTYVQDLIKAEGTKIKKLFRDGAIVYVCGDGSRMEPDVKKVLAAMYGEETGSSEDNSLAWVDKMTSKNRYVLDVWVGS; encoded by the coding sequence ATGTCGTCGAAGACCAATCCGCTGCATCCGATTCCGAAGCTGCCGGGCAAAATGCTGATCGGCAACCTGCTCTCGGTCGATGCCGAGCAGCCGATCCAAGATCTGATGCGAATCGCATCCGAACAGGGCCCGATCTTCTGGATGGACATGATGGGCAAGCCCATCGTCGTCATCTCCGGTGCGGACCTGCTCGACGAAGTCTGCGACGAGACGCGTTTCGACAAATCGACGCGCGGCGTGCTGCGCCGCCTGCGCCCTGCCGCGCACGGTCTCTTCACGGCCGACACCGAAGAAGAAAAGTGGTCGCTCGCGCATAACATCCTGATGCCGACCTTCGCGCAGCGCGCGATGCAGGGCTATCACCCGATGATGCTCGATATCGCCGAGCAGATGATGGCGAAGTGGGAGCGCCTGAACCCGGACGACGAGATCGACGTCACCGACGACATGACGCGTCTGACACTCGACACCATCGGGCTGTGCGGTTTCGATTATCGCTTCAACTCCTTCTACCGCGACGGCAACCACCCCTTCATCGATGCGATGGTGCGCACGCTCGAAGCAACGATGCAGCATCGCGGCCTGCCGTTCGAAGAGGTGTTCAAGTCGAAGCAGCTCAAGCAGGTGAACGCCGACATCAAGTACATGCACAAGATGGTCGGCGACATCATCCGCGAGCGCCGCGAAAATCTCGACACGCAGGGCGACAAGAAAGACCTGCTGAACTTCATGTTGCAGGGCGTCGACAAGAAGACCGGCCAACGCCTCTCCGACGAACAGATCCGCGACGAGACGATCATCTTCCTCATCGCGGGCCACGAGACGACCAGCGGCATGCTGTCCTTCGCGACCTATGCGCTGCTTAATAATCCGGACGTGTTGGCGAAAGCCTATGCGGAAGTCGACCGCGTGCTCGGTGGCGACATTTCGGTGAAGCCGACCTACGCGCAGGTCAATCAGCTCACTTACATCGGCCAAATCCTGAAAGAAGCGCTGCGGCTCTGGCCGACCGCACCGGCCTTCGCGCTGCGCGCGCTCGAAAACACGACTGTCGGCGGCGAATACAAGATCAAGAAGAGCTACCACGTGATGGCGCTGATCGCGCAGGCGCACCGTGACAAGTCGGTCTGGGGGCCGCGCGCCGACGTGTTCGATCCGGAGAATTTCAGCCGCGAGGCTGAAGCCAATCGCCCGCCGAATGCCTACAAGCCGTTCGGCAACGGGCAGCGCGCCTGTATCGGCCGCCAATTCGCGATGCAGGAAGCGACGCTCGTGATGGGCATGATCCTGCAGCGCTTCAAGCTGCACGACCCGCACCGCTACAAGCTCAGCATCAAAGAGACGCTGACGGTCAAACCCGAAGGCTTCAAGATCAAGGTGCGCGCGCGCACCGATCGCCCGAAGGTCACGCCCGGCTATCAGGTCGCCGCGACCACGGCGAAGCCGAAAGCCGCCGCCAAGCCGGCGCCGAAGGTCGCCAGCCACGGCACGCCGTTGTTGGTGCTTTTCGGCTCCAACCTCGGCACCGCCGAGGAATTCGCCCGCTCGATCGCGGAAGGCGGCGAGGCCAATGGCTTCGAGACGAAACTCGCCTCGCTCGACGATTACGAGAACGCGCTGCCGCGCAACGGCGCGACCGTCATCGTCTGCGGTTCGTATAACGGGACGCCCCCCGACAACGCGGTGTCGTTCGCCAAGTGGCTCGAAAATGAGATGAACGCCGATGCCCTCAAGGGCGTCAACTACACGCTGTTCGGCTGCGGCAATCGCGATTGGCTCGCGACCTATCAGTCCGTGCCGCGTCACCTCGACGAACGCCTGAAGGCGCTCGGCGCGACCGAGGTCTATCCGCGCGGCGAAGGCGACGCGCGTGAAGACCTCGATGGCCAGTTCCAGGATTGGTACAAGAAGCTATGGCCGAAGCTCGCCAAGGAGCTGAAGATCGACGCCGATCTCTCCAAGGCGGCCAAAGCCGCTCCGCTTTATGAACTCGACTACGTCCCGGCCCCGGCGCCGAACACGATCGTCGCCTCGACCGGCGCTCAGAAAATGCGCATCACGGCGAACCGCGAACTCCAAAAGCGCGACGGCGACAACGCTTCCGACCGCTCGACCCGGCATATCGAGATCGAACTCCCGGACGGCGTGAACTACCGCGCCGGCGACCACTTGATGGTGATCCCGTCGAACAGCCGCGCGCTGGTCGAGCGCGTGATGGACCGCTTCGGCATCGCGCCGGACACCCACATCCGCCTCGACGTCGCGGAAGGCCGCCGAGCGTCCCTGCCGACCGGACAGACCCTACCGGTCTACAACCTGCTCGCCGACTATGTGGAGCTGCAGGGCATCGCGACCCGCAAGCAGATCCAGACTCTGGCGGACAACACACGCTGCCCGCACACCAAGCCGCAGCTTCAGGCGCTCGCGGCCGAGGACGGCGAAAAGTACAAGACCGAGGTCTTCCAGAAGCGGAAATCGGTGCTCGACCTGCTGGAGGAGTTCCCGGCCTGCGAACTCCCCTTCAACCTCTTCCTCGAAATGCTGCCGTTGATCGTGCCGCGCTACTACTCGATCTCGTCGTCGCCCAAGCTCGACCCCAAGAAGGCGAGCATCACGGTCGGCGTTGTCGAGGGTCCGGCCCGATCCGGTAACGGCGTCTACCGGGGCGTCTGCTCCAACCACCTGCTCCGTCAGGGTCCGGGCAGCGTGGTCCAGGGCATCGTCAAGGAGACCAAGGTCGGCTTCCGCCTACCGGACGACCTTTCGACCCCGATCGTCATGATCGGCCCCGGCACCGGCCTCGCGCCCTTCCGCGCCTTCATGCAGGAACGGGCAGCGGCCAAGAAGAAGGGCAAGAAGCTCGGCACCGCGATGCTGTTCTTCGGGTGCCGGCACCCGGACCAGGACTTCATCTATGGCGACGAGCTCAAGCAGCTTGCCAAGGACAGCGACACCGAACTGCACATCGCCTTCTCCCGGCACAACGGGAAGAAGACCTACGTTCAGGACCTAATCAAAGCCGAGGGCACCAAGATCAAGAAGCTCTTCCGGGATGGCGCGATCGTCTATGTCTGCGGAGACGGCAGCCGGATGGAGCCGGATGTGAAGAAGGTTTTGGCCGCGATGTACGGCGAGGAGACCGGCTCCAGCGAGGACAATTCCCTCGCCTGGGTCGATAAGATGACGTCGAAGAACCGCTACGTCCTCGATGTTTGGGTCGGCAGCTGA
- a CDS encoding NADP-dependent oxidoreductase yields the protein MADVNRQVLLVEKPAGKLGPEHFKMSQGAMPVPQDGEVLLRTLYISLDAANRAWMHGATYRSALDFGGVMAGGGVAEVVESKSPDFKPGDLAFGDTGWQDYAAVKGKHLTKLPRVPQLTNLLSVYGIAGLTAYFGFLDIGQPKEGETVVVSAAAGSVGSIVGQIGKIKGCRVIGIAGGKEKCEWLTSELGFDAAVDYKGESVFKALKAAAPKGIDVYFDNVGGTILEACLAQMNIGGRIACCGAISQYDGVPDAAGPRGVPGLIVVKRLRMQGFIVTDYFKDQARALKDLQAWVAAGKLKVEEDVIDGLENTPQALIGLLAGENRGKRMVKV from the coding sequence ATGGCTGACGTGAACCGCCAAGTTCTCTTGGTCGAGAAGCCGGCCGGCAAATTGGGGCCGGAGCATTTCAAGATGTCGCAGGGTGCGATGCCAGTGCCGCAAGACGGCGAAGTGCTTCTGCGCACGCTGTATATTTCGCTCGATGCCGCGAACCGCGCCTGGATGCATGGCGCGACGTATCGTTCCGCGCTCGATTTCGGTGGCGTGATGGCAGGCGGCGGCGTTGCCGAGGTGGTTGAATCAAAGTCGCCGGACTTCAAGCCGGGCGATCTCGCCTTCGGCGACACGGGTTGGCAGGATTACGCGGCCGTCAAGGGAAAGCATCTCACCAAGTTGCCGCGCGTTCCGCAGCTGACAAACCTGCTGAGCGTCTACGGCATCGCGGGGCTGACGGCGTATTTCGGCTTTCTCGATATCGGCCAGCCGAAAGAGGGCGAGACTGTTGTCGTCTCCGCCGCCGCAGGTTCGGTCGGTTCGATCGTGGGGCAGATCGGCAAGATCAAAGGCTGCCGCGTGATCGGCATCGCGGGCGGCAAAGAGAAGTGCGAGTGGTTGACCAGCGAACTCGGCTTCGATGCCGCGGTCGACTACAAGGGCGAGAGCGTTTTCAAGGCGCTGAAAGCCGCAGCGCCGAAGGGCATCGATGTCTACTTCGACAACGTCGGCGGCACGATCCTCGAAGCGTGTTTGGCGCAAATGAATATCGGCGGCCGCATCGCGTGCTGCGGGGCGATCTCGCAATACGACGGCGTGCCGGATGCGGCGGGCCCGCGCGGCGTGCCGGGGCTGATCGTCGTGAAGCGTCTGCGCATGCAGGGCTTCATCGTGACCGACTACTTCAAGGATCAGGCGCGCGCGCTGAAGGATCTGCAGGCCTGGGTCGCGGCCGGCAAGCTCAAAGTCGAGGAGGATGTCATCGACGGCCTGGAAAATACGCCGCAAGCGCTGATCGGCCTGCTCGCCGGCGAGAACCGCGGCAAGCGCATGGTGAAGGTGTAG
- a CDS encoding GNAT family N-acetyltransferase, translating to MARDKTQGVIRKLRAREAHLFQDHLLRLDAESRNQRFLGGVNDAFISRYPGRCFANGATVFAYIEDGKVLGAAELHPEDQDQPNTAEIAFSVEPELRRRGIGQRLFRRLITSARNEGIRHLRLNSHPSNEAMQALARKFKAQITFGNCGTMGSLKLPQATHSSIANELLDDIEANIIENAA from the coding sequence ATGGCTCGCGACAAAACCCAGGGTGTCATCCGCAAATTGCGCGCGCGGGAAGCCCATCTGTTTCAGGACCACCTGCTGCGCCTCGATGCCGAAAGCCGAAACCAGCGTTTCCTCGGCGGGGTCAACGACGCCTTCATTTCCCGTTACCCGGGCCGCTGCTTCGCCAATGGCGCGACGGTCTTCGCCTATATCGAGGACGGTAAAGTGCTGGGCGCGGCCGAGCTGCACCCCGAGGACCAGGACCAGCCGAATACGGCCGAGATCGCCTTTTCGGTCGAGCCGGAGCTGCGCCGCCGTGGCATCGGCCAGCGCCTGTTCCGCCGCCTGATCACCTCGGCGCGTAACGAGGGCATCCGTCACCTTCGTCTCAACTCGCACCCGTCAAACGAGGCCATGCAGGCCCTCGCCCGCAAGTTCAAGGCGCAGATCACGTTCGGCAACTGCGGCACCATGGGCAGTCTCAAGCTGCCGCAGGCGACCCATTCGTCGATCGCCAATGAGCTCCTGGACGATATCGAGGCGAATATCATCGAGAACGCCGCGTAA